In Apium graveolens cultivar Ventura chromosome 10, ASM990537v1, whole genome shotgun sequence, the following are encoded in one genomic region:
- the LOC141693956 gene encoding alcohol acyltransferase 9-like — MNMASSVQVKEITLITPSAPTPTQILNLSALDSQLFLRFPIEYLLTYEPCHGSDKSATLAQIKLALARALVPYYPLAGRVRARKHGYGLEVVCQAQGVVFIEADSNLDISDFEVVPLYVTERRKMLSLHVVDVLKGDPLLVVQLTWLLNGAVALGVGFSHCMCDGVGSVGFLNSFAEFARLGKCSSNPVWDRHLLDPSHYGFDSVVGHPEFNRVTDFCGFMTRFAPEKLTPTSVTFDKILLGELKSVTLTSRLSELPYTSFEVLSAHIWRSWAKSLNFPPNQILKLLFSINIRERVEPSLPAEFYGNAIVLGCAQTSAKNLTDKSLSYVAELVRRAKEKVGNNYVREVIELVSQTRASPDSVGVLIMSQWSRLGLDKVDFGMGPAAQVGPICSDRYCLLLPVQNQTDAVKVMLAVPTYGVDKYQSLLLKNNKSSSC, encoded by the coding sequence ATGAACATGGCTAGTTCAGTTCAAGTTAAAGAAATCACTCTCATCACTCCATCAGCCCCAACTCCCACTCAAATCCTCAACCTTTCTGCTCTCGATTCTCAACTTTTCCTCAGATTTCCCATCGAATACTTGCTAACATACGAGCCTTGTCATGGCTCAGACAAATCTGCAACCCTAGCTCAAATCAAGCTAGCTTTGGCTCGAGCCCTAGTCCCCTACTATCCACTAGCTGGTCGAGTTAGGGCTCGAAAACATGGTTATGGGCTTGAAGTTGTTTGTCAAGCCCAAGGTGTTGTGTTCATCGAAGCAGATTCTAATTTAGACATCTCGGATTTTGAGGTGGTCCCACTTTACGTCACGGAGAGACGGAAGATGCTGTCGTTACACGTGGTGGATGTTTTGAAGGGGGACCCACTTTTGGTGGTGCAGCTGACGTGGCTGCTTAATGGTGCGGTTGCTCTTGGTGTTGGTTTTAGTCATTGCATGTGTGATGGTGTTGGTAGTGTTGGGTTTCTTAACTCGTTTGCTGAGTTTGCTAGACTCGGTAAGTGTAGTTCTAATCCTGTCTGGGATAGGCATTTGCTTGATCCCAGTCATTATGGTTTTGACTCAGTCGTAGGTCATCCTGAGTTTAACCGAGTTACTGATTTTTGTGGGTTCATGACACGTTTTGCGCCCGAAAAACTAACTCCAACTTCGGTTACGTTTGATAAAATTTTGTTAGGTGAGTTGAAGAGCGTAACATTAACGAGTCGACTCAGTGAGTTACCGTATACTTCATTTGAGGTACTGTCAGCTCATATATGGAGAAGCTGGGCCAAATCACTAAACTTCCCacctaatcaaattttaaaactattattTAGCATAAATATTCGTGAACGAGTGGAGCCGAGTTTACCTGCTGAATTTTACGGAAATGCAATCGTACTAGGTTGCGCGCAAACTAGCGCTAAAAACTTAACCGACAAGAGCCTGAGTTACGTAGCTGAATTAGTGAGACGAGCAAAAGAAAAAGTGGGAAATAATTACGTGCGAGAGGTAATCGAGTTAGTGAGTCAGACTCGGGCGAGTCCAGACTCAGTTGGGGTACTCATCATGTCACAATGGTCAAGACTGGGGTTAGATAAGGTTGACTTCGGGATGGGGCCAGCAGCACAAGTGGGACCCATATGCAGTGATAGATACTGTTTGTTATTGCCGGTACAGAATCAGACGGATGCTGTGAAGGTGATGCTGGCAGTCCCCACGTATGGGGTTGACAAATACCAAAGTTTATTATTGAAAAACAACAAATCATCATCTTGCTAA